In Patulibacter sp. SYSU D01012, a single window of DNA contains:
- a CDS encoding endo alpha-1,4 polygalactosaminidase, translated as MKALRAGLVAATLGAVGLLGGTAQAALPPANGQFDYQIGGAYSPVSTVQIVDRDRAAAPVAGKYNVCYVNAFQTQPSEAAWWKAQHDDLLLKKNGAYVTDPIWKNEIVLDTRTAAKRSAIAAIVGGWFDGCAAAGFQAVEPDNLDSWDRSKGLVTTANNVALSKLLVARAHAAGLAIAQKNGAEIAPGAKASIGFDFAIAEECQVWGECEDYTDEYGDQVYEIEYVDEGGLPNFQAACAARGAQISIIYRDRAVAPRPPAGAPAGDEPYVYQAC; from the coding sequence ATGAAGGCGCTGCGAGCGGGGCTCGTGGCCGCGACCCTCGGCGCGGTCGGACTCCTGGGCGGCACCGCCCAGGCCGCTCTGCCGCCCGCCAACGGCCAGTTCGACTACCAGATCGGCGGGGCGTACTCCCCCGTCTCCACCGTCCAGATCGTCGACCGCGACCGCGCGGCCGCCCCGGTCGCCGGGAAGTACAACGTCTGCTACGTCAACGCGTTCCAGACGCAGCCGAGCGAGGCGGCGTGGTGGAAGGCCCAGCACGACGACCTGCTGCTGAAGAAGAACGGCGCGTACGTCACCGACCCGATCTGGAAGAACGAGATCGTGCTCGACACGCGGACGGCCGCCAAGCGCTCGGCGATCGCCGCGATCGTCGGCGGCTGGTTCGACGGCTGCGCGGCGGCCGGGTTCCAGGCCGTCGAGCCGGACAACCTGGACTCGTGGGACCGGTCGAAGGGGCTGGTGACGACGGCGAACAACGTCGCGCTCTCCAAGCTGCTGGTCGCGCGCGCCCATGCTGCGGGACTCGCGATCGCCCAGAAGAACGGTGCGGAGATCGCGCCCGGCGCGAAGGCCTCGATCGGCTTCGACTTCGCCATCGCGGAGGAGTGCCAGGTCTGGGGCGAGTGCGAGGACTACACCGACGAGTACGGCGACCAGGTGTACGAGATCGAGTACGTCGACGAGGGCGGGCTGCCGAACTTCCAGGCGGCCTGCGCGGCCCGGGGCGCGCAGATCTCGATCATCTACCGCGACCGCGCCGTGGCCCCGCGCCCGCCGGCGGGCGCGCCGGCCGGCGACGAGCCCTACGTCTACCAGGCGTGCTGA
- a CDS encoding amidohydrolase family protein, whose translation MSGGTPAPPVRSALRVAETRVPRAAHPVIDAHNHLGRWLASWVGRDGGWAVDDVAALLRLMDEVGIEQIVNLDGRTGAELEANLDRYDRAHPGRFATFCHAPWGELGPGGGGPDAIVRSLEASRRAGARGLKVWKDLGLSVRDAAGALVLPDDARLRDVWAAAGELGLPVLIHTADPVAFWWPNDARNERRDELARHPEWSFHGTGVPSWERLIAALEGAVAAHPGTTFVAAHVASAAEDLALVRRMLEDHPNLHVDVSARIGELGRQPRAARALLVDHPRRVLFGTDAFPPDRATYELHFRFLETADEHFAYGPDPEDPHPQGVWRVSALDLPDDVLRAVYAENARRILAPSR comes from the coding sequence GTGAGCGGGGGGACGCCGGCTCCGCCGGTCCGCTCCGCCCTGCGGGTGGCCGAGACCCGGGTGCCGCGCGCGGCGCACCCCGTGATCGACGCCCACAACCACCTGGGCCGGTGGCTCGCGTCGTGGGTCGGCCGGGACGGCGGCTGGGCCGTCGACGACGTCGCGGCGCTGCTGCGCCTGATGGACGAGGTCGGGATCGAGCAGATCGTCAACCTCGACGGCCGCACGGGGGCGGAGCTCGAGGCCAATCTCGACCGCTACGACCGCGCGCACCCGGGCCGGTTCGCCACGTTCTGCCACGCCCCGTGGGGCGAGCTCGGGCCGGGCGGAGGCGGGCCGGACGCGATCGTCCGCTCCCTGGAGGCGTCCCGGCGGGCGGGCGCGCGGGGGCTGAAGGTCTGGAAGGACCTGGGGCTGAGCGTGCGCGACGCCGCCGGCGCGCTCGTGCTGCCCGACGATGCGCGGCTGCGCGACGTGTGGGCCGCCGCCGGCGAGCTGGGCCTGCCCGTGCTCATCCACACCGCCGACCCCGTCGCGTTCTGGTGGCCGAACGACGCGCGCAACGAGCGCCGGGACGAGCTGGCCCGCCACCCGGAGTGGTCGTTCCACGGCACCGGCGTGCCCTCGTGGGAGCGGCTGATCGCCGCGCTCGAGGGCGCCGTGGCCGCCCACCCCGGGACGACGTTCGTCGCCGCCCACGTGGCGTCGGCGGCCGAGGACCTGGCCCTCGTCCGGCGGATGCTGGAGGACCACCCCAACCTGCACGTCGACGTCTCCGCCCGGATCGGCGAGCTGGGCCGGCAGCCCCGGGCCGCCCGCGCCCTGCTGGTGGACCACCCGAGGCGCGTCCTCTTCGGCACGGACGCCTTCCCGCCCGACCGCGCGACGTACGAGCTGCACTTCCGCTTCCTCGAGACCGCGGACGAGCACTTCGCGTACGGCCCCGATCCCGAGGATCCCCATCCGCAGGGCGTCTGGCGCGTCTCGGCCCTCGACCTGCCCGACGACGTGCTGCGCGCGGTCTACGCGGAGAACGCGCGGCGCATCCTGGCTCCGTCGAGATGA
- a CDS encoding SIS domain-containing protein → MSITADEIAAQPALWRRAAAMADDLSGVLPAAGERTCIVGCGTSLFMARAVAALREAAGLGEVDAFAASELPEGRRYDVVVAISRSGTTTEVARALGRVQAGRTVAITAVPGTPVPEAADHVVDLGFADEESVVQTRFATTVLALLRAQVEPAAVAAAADDAERALQAPLPVDVAVHGEQLTFLGRGWSCGLAEEAGLKLREAAQAWTEAYPVFEYRHGPISIAAPGRVVWALTALDAPIVAQIEATGATLVRPDLDPMASLVLAQRTAVALAEARGLNPDLPRNLTRSVVLTDEELEVLN, encoded by the coding sequence ATGAGCATCACTGCTGACGAGATCGCCGCACAGCCCGCGCTCTGGCGCCGGGCCGCTGCGATGGCCGACGACCTGTCCGGCGTGCTGCCGGCCGCCGGCGAGCGCACGTGCATCGTCGGCTGCGGCACCTCGCTGTTCATGGCCCGCGCCGTCGCCGCGCTGCGCGAGGCCGCGGGCCTGGGCGAGGTCGACGCGTTCGCCGCCTCCGAGCTGCCGGAGGGCCGCCGCTACGACGTCGTCGTCGCGATCTCCCGCTCCGGGACGACGACCGAGGTCGCCCGCGCCCTCGGCCGCGTGCAGGCCGGGCGCACGGTCGCGATCACCGCCGTCCCCGGCACCCCGGTGCCGGAGGCCGCCGACCACGTCGTCGACCTGGGCTTCGCGGACGAGGAGTCCGTCGTGCAGACGCGATTCGCCACCACGGTGCTCGCGCTCCTGCGCGCCCAGGTGGAGCCTGCCGCCGTCGCGGCCGCGGCCGACGACGCCGAGCGGGCGCTCCAGGCCCCGCTGCCCGTCGACGTGGCGGTCCACGGCGAGCAGCTCACCTTCCTGGGCCGCGGCTGGAGCTGCGGCCTGGCCGAGGAGGCGGGCCTGAAGCTGCGCGAGGCCGCGCAGGCGTGGACGGAGGCCTACCCCGTGTTCGAGTACCGCCACGGGCCGATCAGCATCGCGGCCCCCGGCCGCGTCGTCTGGGCGCTCACCGCGCTCGACGCGCCGATCGTCGCGCAGATCGAGGCCACGGGCGCGACCCTCGTCCGGCCCGACCTGGACCCGATGGCGTCGCTCGTCCTCGCGCAGCGCACCGCCGTCGCGCTCGCGGAGGCCCGCGGGCTCAACCCCGACCTGCCCCGCAACCTGACCCGGTCCGTCGTCCTCACGGACGAGGAGCTCGAGGTCCTGAACTAG